From the genome of Geotoga petraea:
ATATTAAAAAAAATAAACTCTCGCTTTATGCGAGAGTTTTTTGATATAATTTAATAGATAGTTATAAAAAGGGGGAGCATTAATGGATATAAAAATTTTGGGTCATAGGGGATACAGAGCAAAATTTCCAGAAAACACAATTCTTTCTTTTATTAAAGCTCTTGAAAACGGAGCAGACGGCATAGAGTTCGATGCAAGGTTGACAAAAGATGGAGTTGTAATAATCCATCACGATGACTTTTTTAAGGACAGAGAAGGCAAAGAAATCAAAATAAACACTTTATCTTTTGATGAGTTAAGAAAATTTAACCCTTCTATTCCCAGGCTTCAAGAGGTTTTGGAAGAGTTACCAAGGGATACTTATTATAATTTGGAGATCAAAGAAAAAGAAGCATCTGTTAAATCTTATGAGTTAATGAAGAATTTTGGTGTTTTGGACAACACTCTTTTTTCTTCTTTTGACGTGGAAGCCTTAAAAAAGATAAGAAAAATGGATAAAGAAGCGAAAATAGGCCTTTTGGTTGATTATGAGTCTCTTAAAAATATAGATGATATACATGAAGAGTTAAACTTATACTCGGTTAACTTATATATTGATAAGATAGTTGAATTTGGTGTAGACTATGCCTCCAAGTTCATAGGAAATTGGAAATCTCACGGTATGAAAATATTTTTATGGACAGTTAATAGTGTGGAACATTTGAGGCTGATGAAAGGGTACTATGATGGTGTTATAACAGACAAAGTGGAAGAAGTAGTAGAATACTTACGTTAGGGGGATGAAAGATGAAATTTAATGGCTGGAAGCTTTTTGTTTTGGGTTTAGGTTTTTTTGGGGTCAGCATAATTTGGCCTCTTTATAATGCTTATGTTCCAATATTTTTGAAAGATTTCAATTTATCGTCTTTTTGGGTTGGAACTGTTATGACTTTTGACAATATTTTTGCTATATTGATGCTCCCTGTTATTGGTGCTATGTCTGACCAAACAAGAACAAGGTTTGGAAGGCGTAAACCTTATATAATGTTTGGAGCACCATTGGCGGCTGTATTTTTCATTTTGATTCCAATAGTAAAAGATTTTGCGATGTTACCGTTGTTGATGTTAGTGATTGTTTTTATGAATTTTTTTATGGCAATTTTTAGATCACCTGTAGTAGCTTTAATGCCAGATGTTACCCCATCTAAATTCAGAAGTCAGGCTAATGGGGTTATAAATTTCATGGGTGGACTCGGGGCGTTGTTGGCATTTTTTGCTGGAAAACCATTGTACGACGCAAATCAAAATTATCCGTTTTTAGCTGGTGCGTTGATAATGCTTGCGGCAGTTATGGTGTTATTAACTTTCATAAAAGAAGATAAAAAATATACAATAAAAGAAACAGCAATAGAAAAGAAATCAGGGTTTATTAAGAATGGTTTAGTAGAATTGATGGGGAATTTGAAAGACGCTTTTACAAATAAAGAAAAGTCTTTGTTATTTATGCTTTTGTCTATTTTGTTTTGGTTTATAGGTTTCAACGCTATAGAGACATTTTTTACAACTTATGCCAAATTTCATGTTGGAATTCCGGAGAGTACAGGAGCCCTTATTATGGGTGTTTTTTCTTTGGTTTTTATGGTTTTCGCCATTCCAGCGGGATTTATTGGGGCCAAAGTTGGGCGTAAAAAAACTATTTTTTCTGGTATTTTTCTTTTGAGCTTTATTATTTTGTTGACATATATTTTGGGAAATTCTTCTCTTTTGGAAGAGCCAACAAAATTTAGAAATATTCTTTTTGTTTTGTTTGCATTTGGAGGTATGGGTTGGTCGTTGATTAATGTGAACTCTCTTCCAATGGTAGTTGACATGACGACAAATGAAAAATCCGGTGGATATACTGGATTGTACTACTTTTTCTCTATGGCAGCTAATATTTTTGCGCCACCTTTAGCTGGATTGTTTATGGACATAATTGATTATAATGTATTGATGGTTTTTTCTTTGTTTTTCTTTGTTTTAGCTTCTATCACTTTGATTTTCGTGAAAAGAGGAGAAACACAAGAGCAAGAATAGAAAAAGCAAATTAGCGATTTGGCAGATTAGCGAGTTAGTGATATGCTTGCTTTGCAAGCGGTGAATAGAAATCATAGATTTCTGTTGGATGATAGATTTTGAAAGTTGTAGGTAAAAACAAGTATTAAAATTTTTACAGCTATCATGTCGAAGCTGTCTAATAATTTGCAGTTTATTTTATGAAGAAGGAGTAAAATATGGAACCAATTTTATTGAAGTCAATTTCTAAAAAGTTTAGGAAACCACTTTTAAAATTGAATATTTTTTTGATCAATGACACAGAAGTAAAAGAAACTCTTTTTTCCAGCAACACAAGATTTTTTGTGTTTTTTAGATGGATGAATTTATTTTTTTCTTTTGTGGCATTGGTCCCAGTTATTGCTTCAATTGTTAATTTTAATCTACCTCATTTCTTAGGTTATTTGCTCTCATTTTTATTAATTGATTTCATATGGGTTTTTGAATGGGTAACTAAATCAACGATTTTTGAAGAAATCAGGTTTTTTTCAATTATGCAGATCACTCTTCACAGTTTTTTTGGAGTGTGGTTAAGGTTTTACGATAATTACCCAATTTTTGACGACATTCTCCATATTACTGGTGGAATGTGGCTTGTTAGTTTTTTATTTCCGCTTGTATTGGGTTCTGAATTAGTTTGGTCAAGAAATATTTCCAGAACACTCTTGTTCAAAATATTCATATATATGTTTTCTATAGTAGCTATGATGGGGGTTTTTTGGGAGATAGGAGAGTTCGCATCAGATTTAATTTTTAGTGGTTATGAAGGGTATAGATTTGCTCAAGAAGGGCTTATTGATACTATGAGTGATCTTATAGAAAATCAAATCGGGGCTGTTATTGGGTTATTTCTTTTTTGGAAAACTTTAAATAAATTGAATAAGAATAGGGATATTTACAATCTTTTAGAAAAGATCAGCTTGGCTTTAAGAAGGTTTTTTCAACAATAAGAGGGTTTTACCCCCCAACATCCGACTTTCAACTAAATATATTTAACATCTAATGTTAAAAGATGTATAATTATTCATGAGACTAACTAATTTTTAAAGGGGGTTGGAATATGCCAAACTGGGA
Proteins encoded in this window:
- a CDS encoding glycerophosphodiester phosphodiesterase family protein, which codes for MDIKILGHRGYRAKFPENTILSFIKALENGADGIEFDARLTKDGVVIIHHDDFFKDREGKEIKINTLSFDELRKFNPSIPRLQEVLEELPRDTYYNLEIKEKEASVKSYELMKNFGVLDNTLFSSFDVEALKKIRKMDKEAKIGLLVDYESLKNIDDIHEELNLYSVNLYIDKIVEFGVDYASKFIGNWKSHGMKIFLWTVNSVEHLRLMKGYYDGVITDKVEEVVEYLR
- a CDS encoding SLC45 family MFS transporter; translated protein: MKFNGWKLFVLGLGFFGVSIIWPLYNAYVPIFLKDFNLSSFWVGTVMTFDNIFAILMLPVIGAMSDQTRTRFGRRKPYIMFGAPLAAVFFILIPIVKDFAMLPLLMLVIVFMNFFMAIFRSPVVALMPDVTPSKFRSQANGVINFMGGLGALLAFFAGKPLYDANQNYPFLAGALIMLAAVMVLLTFIKEDKKYTIKETAIEKKSGFIKNGLVELMGNLKDAFTNKEKSLLFMLLSILFWFIGFNAIETFFTTYAKFHVGIPESTGALIMGVFSLVFMVFAIPAGFIGAKVGRKKTIFSGIFLLSFIILLTYILGNSSLLEEPTKFRNILFVLFAFGGMGWSLINVNSLPMVVDMTTNEKSGGYTGLYYFFSMAANIFAPPLAGLFMDIIDYNVLMVFSLFFFVLASITLIFVKRGETQEQE